The following coding sequences lie in one Phragmites australis chromosome 8, lpPhrAust1.1, whole genome shotgun sequence genomic window:
- the LOC133925838 gene encoding putative DNA glycosylase At3g47830, whose protein sequence is MPRKPKPKTPPSPARRDPSPEPYPSHGSPSPAQCLAVRDSLLAFHGFPEEFAPFRLLRLGRSPEEDSGGPRPPTVLDGLVTTLLSHNTTDAISRRAFASLKAAFPSWDQVVDEEGKSLEDSIRCGGLAATKAARIRAILRGVRKRSSKICLEYLRELSVDEVKRELSQFKCIGPKTVSLISYLLLFSFQ, encoded by the exons ATGCCGCGCAAGCCCAAGCCAAAGACTCCCCCCTCTCCGGCGAGGCGGGACCCTTCGCCGGAACCCTACCCTTCTCATGGCTCCCCATCCCCGGCGCAATGCCTCGCCGTCCGCGACTCCCTCCTCGCCTTCCACGGCTTCCCCGAGGAGTTCGCGCCCttccgcctcctccgccttgGCCGCTCGCCGGAGGAGGATAGCGGTGGCCCTCGGCCTCCCACTGTACTTGACGGGCTCGTTACCACCCTACTCTCCCATAACACCACCGACGCCATCTCCCGCCGCGCCTTCGCCTCCCTCAAGGCCGCGTTCCCCTCCTGGGACCAG GTGGTGGATGAGGAGGGGAAGAGCCTGGAGGACTCCATCCGCTGCGGCGGCCTGGCGGCGACGAAGGCGGCGAGGATACGGGCGATACTGAGGGGAGTAAGGAAGCGGAGTAGCAAGATTTGCCTCGAGTACCTGCGGGAGCTGTCTGTGGATGAGGTGAAGAGGGAGCTCTCGCAGTTCAAATGTATTGGGCCAAAGACCGTGAGTTTGATTTcttatcttcttcttttcagTTTTCAGTAA
- the LOC133926584 gene encoding chaperone protein dnaJ 16-like: MAGSRFGSFKSGKGDSAASAAGGAAQRRDPYEVLGVGRSATDQEIKSAFRRMALKYHPDKNGDGPVASDMFQEVTFSYSILSDPDKRRQYDTSGFEAIESDSQELELDLSSLNTVNTMFAALFSKLGVPIKTTVSATVLEEALNGSVMVSQLQLGKSVQRKVEKQSAHFYSVDITEKQAKMGLVCRAHSTDKSKFKLLYFELEENGGLSLALQEDCVKTGKVTSAGMYFLGFPVYRFEQNNSAAAAKDSDGAFFKRLDSFQPCDIHELKPGTHFFAVYGDNFFKSASYTIEVVCGESFPAEKEMLQSVEAKILTKRAELSKFESEYRDVLAKFTEMTSKYTQEVQMIDELLKERNEIHASYTNNPPLKRSSSRNKAKSPSKVPKGDSEKHHQKEKKVKDHCMEGYGSEDDNSSEKKTKERFPRKKWLNIPFKIDRRRPC; this comes from the exons ATGGCGGGGTCGAGGTTCGGGTCGTTCAAGTCGGGGAAGGGGGACTCGGCCGCCTCCGCGGCGGGTGGGGCGGCGCAGAGGAGGGACCCGTACGAGGTGCTCGGGGTAGGGCGCAGCGCCACTGACCAGGAGATCAAGAGCGCATTCCGCCGCATGGCGCTCAA GTACCATCCGGATAAGAATGGCGATGGCCCTGTTGCATCAGACATGTTCCAGGAAGTCACATTCTCCTACAGCATCCTATCAGATCCTGATAAGAGGCGGCAGTATGATACATCAGGATTCGAG GCCATTGAATCCGATAGCCAGGAATTAGAGCTGGACCTATCGAGTCTCAATACTGTAAACACCATGTTTGCAGCTCTTTTTAG TAAGCTTGGTGTGCCAATTAAAACAACTGTTTCAGCGACAGTTTTGGAGGAGGCATTGAATGGTTCGGTTATGGTTTCTCAGCTCCAGCTAGGAAAGTCAGTGCAGAGGAAG GTGGAAAAGCAATCAGCTCATTTCTATTCTGTGGACATAACAGAAAAACAAGCTAAAATGGGGCTAGTTTGTCGCGCGCACTCAACTGATAAAAGTAAATTCAAG TTGCTTTATTTTGAGCTCGAAGAAAATGGTGGGCTGAGTCTTGCACTGCAG GAAGACTGTGTAAAGACTGGGAAAGTTACTTCTGCAGGGATGTATTTTCTTGGCTTTCCTGTGTACCGTTTTGAACAAAATAACTCA GCAGCTGCTGCAAAGGATTCGGATGGTGCATTCTTTAAAAGATTGGATAGCTTTCAACCATGTGACATACATGAACTGAAACCTGGAACCCACTTTTTCGCTGTCTATG GTGACAATTTCTTTAAGAGCGCAAGTTATACTATAGAGGTGGTGTGTGGTGAATCTTTCCCTGCCGAAAAGGAGATGCTACAAAGTGTGGAGGCAAAGATACTTACAAAACGAGCCGAGCTGTCCAAATTTGAGTCAGAGTATAGAGAC GTTTTGGCAAAGTTCACTGAGATGACCAGCAAATACACACAAGAAGTGCAAATG ATCGACGAGCTTCTGAAGGAAAGGAATGAGATCCATGCTTCCTATACCAACAATCCACCTCTAAAACGGAGTTCCAGTAGGAATAAAGCGAAATCACCTTCAAAAGTGCCCAAAGGCGATTCAGAAAAGCATCATCAGAAGGAAAAGAAAGTGAAGGATCACTGCATGGAGGGATACGGGAGTGAGGATGATAATTCAAGCGAAAAGAAAACCAAAGAGCGGTTCCCAAGGAAGAAATGGTTAAACATTCCTTTCAAAATTGACAGGAGAAGGCCATGCTGA